From Vallitalea longa, one genomic window encodes:
- a CDS encoding MATE family efflux transporter, whose translation MNSRKDLLELSMGKLFIKLAIPAMIGMLAVGLYNMVDAIFVGQFVSSDGVGAIVLAYNVVLLNTAVSMLLAMGAMSVLSRAMGEKDQKTIDKLFGNVLFGVSILSISLTFIIYNFASPILSFVGATDDILLLGTRYLKIISLGFIFSALGPALNFLIRGEGRMKVAMKIIISGTLINIILDPILIKVFGMGIEGAALATIIAQFCVAVGDVIYFKSGKSIIKISRKSFRMSFDIMPKILNVGFSGMVMQIMPAIQMSIMFKVLSSKGGNDSVNIMGASYRVMMFAFITLWGIAQGVQPIIGANYGAKQYLRVKKAYLTYTKISTGVAGGLWLLFMIFPKTILSWFITDPALAQLGIGRFRIFLMIFILYGIMSMSIVFFQGIGKGSKAAMLVMGRQILFFIPIVLILPQIIGETGAWLAMPLGDLLTIILSCFLVSKEFIALNKNIKDNNIVKLVKAEC comes from the coding sequence ATGAATAGTAGAAAAGATTTATTGGAATTAAGTATGGGGAAATTATTTATTAAACTTGCAATACCTGCCATGATTGGTATGTTAGCAGTAGGATTATATAATATGGTTGATGCTATATTTGTAGGTCAGTTCGTTTCTTCAGATGGAGTTGGGGCTATCGTTCTAGCATATAATGTAGTATTACTAAATACTGCTGTATCAATGTTATTGGCTATGGGAGCTATGTCTGTATTATCAAGAGCTATGGGAGAAAAAGACCAGAAAACTATAGATAAACTTTTTGGAAATGTATTGTTCGGTGTTTCTATATTGTCAATATCCCTAACTTTTATAATCTATAATTTTGCTTCACCAATTCTTAGTTTTGTAGGTGCTACTGATGATATATTATTGTTAGGAACAAGATATTTAAAAATAATATCTTTGGGATTCATTTTTTCAGCATTAGGACCTGCACTTAATTTCCTTATCCGTGGAGAAGGAAGAATGAAAGTTGCAATGAAAATAATTATTTCTGGAACACTTATTAATATTATTCTGGATCCAATACTTATAAAAGTATTTGGAATGGGAATAGAAGGTGCTGCATTAGCTACAATCATTGCTCAATTTTGTGTTGCAGTAGGGGACGTCATATATTTTAAATCAGGAAAAAGTATCATAAAAATATCAAGGAAAAGTTTCAGGATGTCATTTGATATTATGCCTAAGATATTGAATGTTGGATTTTCAGGAATGGTGATGCAGATAATGCCTGCAATCCAGATGTCAATAATGTTTAAGGTATTATCCAGCAAAGGAGGAAATGATAGTGTAAATATTATGGGTGCATCTTATAGAGTAATGATGTTTGCTTTTATAACTTTATGGGGAATAGCTCAAGGGGTACAGCCTATAATAGGAGCTAATTATGGTGCCAAACAGTATTTAAGAGTGAAAAAGGCTTACTTAACATACACTAAGATATCAACTGGTGTTGCTGGTGGGTTATGGCTTTTATTCATGATTTTCCCTAAAACCATATTGAGTTGGTTTATAACTGATCCGGCATTAGCACAACTAGGTATAGGTAGGTTTAGAATATTCCTTATGATATTTATTCTATATGGCATAATGTCCATGTCCATAGTTTTCTTCCAAGGTATTGGAAAAGGAAGCAAAGCGGCAATGTTAGTCATGGGTAGACAGATATTGTTTTTTATACCAATAGTATTAATATTACCACAGATCATAGGTGAAACAGGGGCTTGGCTTGCTATGCCACTTGGAGACCTACTCACTATAATCTTAAGTTGCTTTTTGGTTTCTAAAGAGTTCATTGCTCTAAATAAAAATATAAAAGATAATAATATCGTAAAGTTAGTTAAAGCTGAATGTTAG